In Bacteroidota bacterium, the sequence GGAACCATTTGGCGGACATGCTATTTTTGTAGATGCAAAAAGATTTCTTTCTCACATTCCTAAAGAAGAATTTCAGGCACAGACACTGGCCATTGAGCTGTATATTGAAGGTGGTGTGCGTGGTGTTGAGATAGGCGCATTGCTTGCCGACCGCGACCCTGACACGCGTGAGAATCGCTATCCCAGTCTGGAACTTCTCAGACTAGCCATACCCCGTCGTGTATATACCAATAATCATATGGATTACGTGGCTGCCGCACTTGGAAATGTTTATGAGCGCCGGGAGTCAATCACCCGTGGATTGAAAATTGTTAACGAAGCGCCCATTATGCGCCACTTCACAGTGAATCTCGACAGAGCCGATCTTAAATCGGTTGCAGTATAAGAAAAAAAGCTGTCTTTTTAGACAGCTTTTTTTTTAATAGTTATTTCACTATGACCATTTTTCGCACGAGTCGCTGCCCTTTAAATGCAAGACCGTAATAATACACGCCTGAGCCGAAATCCTTCAGATTCAAGCTGAGTGTATTGCCACCTGCTGCAGTTTCTATGGTTTCTGTATAAATAATTTTACCTAAAATATCGGTAATTGTAAACACTGCTTTTCCTTTTTCAGGCAAAGAATACGGAATAATGGTCAGTATACCTGCCGGGTTCGGAATGTTTTGCCCCAGACCAAAGCCGTTGTTATCAGCACCTTCAATACCCGATGTATTTGTAAGTGCGGTGCATGTAGAATCATTTATGCGGTAATAATCGCTGCCTAATTTTGTAAATGCACACAACGAATAACCGGTTAATGGTGCCTGATAGTGGTTCGTAAACGTGTATTCCACGGTATCTCCCGGATGCAGGGTCGCCATACAGTTTTCTACCATGAGTCCGCCACCCGATACCTGATAGGCTACCGGGATGGTTGTAAGCGTGTCGATACCAAAGTTCATAATGGTAACTTTAGGATTCACAAACGCACCTCCAATTGTGCCGCCTGTAGGATCTGAAATTCTGATAACACCGGCATCTTTCGGAATTTTGGGAACATGAATTTGAACATCATCAACGGCCCAGCCATCGTAAGTGTTTATAGTTGCATCTGATGTGAAATAGAAACGTATTCTGAAATCCGGTTTATTATTAAATTGCGCCAGGTCGTAAATGGATTCCTCCCAATGTCCGAATTGCCCGTTAAATAAGTATTTTCCGTTCTGAAAAGTATTGTACCAATTTACGGCGCCCGGGTCGTTTTGATATCCGAGCGTTATCCAGGTTGTGCCTCCATTAATGGAATACTGCACATTTCCGCCGTCGTTGGGTTCGGTATCCATCCAATGCCAGAATGTAAGCACGGCGCCCTGTATATTCTGCAGATTTATTGAAGGCGAAATCAGGTAATCGTTCCTGCTGTTAAGATAGGTTCCTACAAGTCTGGTTTTATAGCAGCGTGTTGGGCTATGCACCGAATGAATGGTTGTTGCTGTTGGCACGCCTCTCTGCCACAGACTTCCTGAGTTTACTGTCCATCCGTTGTTTTGTTCAAAGTTGTCATTATAATATAAAATCGGGGGAATGCCAAAGCAGTGCTGTATGGCTGTATCGTTAAAGGCGTTTGAATCACCTGTAAGAACGGTATAAGCAACAAGCAGATTCATTCCGGGGTTGAGTGTGACTGAAGGAAGACTTACTGTGTCAACCGCCGACGGGAACAAGGTGCCCGACCATGGAAATACCTGCGCTGTGCCGTTAAATACAGTTTTAATATCGAATGCACTCAGCGTATCAAGGCCATAATTTTTAACTACAAGTTTCACCGGAATGGGCGTGCCTTCCGATTCGGCAGGCTCTGGTTTTACAATGGCCAGTACGCCCGCATCTTTGTGAAGCAGGGGCGAAATGAATACATTATAATCTTCGGTTTCGCCATAATAATAATAGGCGCATGGAGTAACACTGACGGCATCTCCACTTTCAACCGCAACAATACGCATGCGGGTAAGCCCGGCTGTTGCCGTTACCGGGATGTTTATCGTTCCTGTGAGGGTTTGGGTTAACTGGTTTGTATAGGCCGAACCCCATACTACTTCAGACGGTTCTTCAAAAATACCGTTTGCGTTAAAGTCAATGTATGCTTCTACATACCCGGCATAACCATAAGAGCCGCTGAAACCAATACCTACAGAAACCGGATAGCTATTGCCCAGAAAACAGTGAGCCGGTGTCAATGCGGTGTAATCGCTGTAAGTGCCGTTATACGGGCTGGGTGAACTGTTGTTGATTCCTGCAAAAGTAACATGCGTAATATCGTCGTCAGCAGTTGTAGCTGCTCCTGAAGCACAATACACAGGCATCTGGTTCTCTACCGATTTGTAGGCTGTATCATTGATGTGGGTATTGTCGCCGGAAAGGCCGGTGAAGGCTTTCAGATTATAAATGGCATGCATTCCAAGACCTGCAGTTCCTGTAAATAGATATGAAAGTGTATCGCCGGGTTGTATGGTTGTGCTCACGATTTCAGTAAGCGGCGCAAAATTATTAATCTGGAATGATACCGGAAAACCGCTGATGGCAGAAGAGCCAAAGTTTTTTATTCTCACTGAAATTGGTTCTGCGGCTGTTAGATTTATTGCAGTGTTCGGAGTATCAATTGCAACAACTCCTGCATCAAAAGGCGGAATGCCTGTTACATTCACCTGAACCATTACTCTATTGCTTGAGCAGCCTGATGAAGTGCCTTTAAAGCGAATATTGGGCCGTTGGAAAATAGCATTAAAATATGATGGTGGGCTGGGGCAAACGGAACCACCGTCGGAATGATAATCCAGTGTTGAAGCGTAGGTGGTTGTCGACTGGTTCAAAATGGCATTCGTAGTGTATGCTGACGGATAGTTGTCGAAACAGGTTTCAATGAGAATATTGCTGACGCCGTCCCAAATAAATGGTGTTGAGAACAGATGAGAATTCCACCCGATTGTATTTGTAAATGAACTTACGTTGTAAACCTGTGTGAGACCAGTGTTGGTCCATGATGTCAGCGAATTAATATTTGTTGCTGCGATTTTAATATTGAAGTTTGAAAGAGCGCTGCCTGCGGGGCTTACTACGTCAAAAGCACATCCTTGAATTGGTCCGGGGCCCATGCCTGCCGCCAGAAGTTCTGATGCAGGGATCAACATTTGCTGTTTGGCACCCTTATAATAATTGCCGTACGGACAAGGATAACTGTATGTCGTATTTACAAGATTCCCGGTTCCAATATCAAAATCGGTCCCGCCTGATCCATTCTTGGCTTCAACATAAAAATAGGCTGTATCATAGAGTATGGGGGTAGTGTAATCATGCGACATTACTAAATAATTGCCTCCCGACGGCTGGTCGTACCAGTAAACAGTGACCGGCGATGAAGCATGAAGCAGTGTATCGGTAGCATAGGGTATGTCGTACACGGCAGTGACGACAGGCGCTGCAGGAATAAACTTTGAGCCAACGCTTTTAACAAGAGTATCATTGAATGCAAACGGATCGCCGGGCAGTGCAATCCATGCTTTAATAACAAAGGTAGAATCTGCCGAAACAACAGCCAGGTTTGCCTGAACAGAAAAAGTATATAATGCCGTGTCACCGGGAGCAAAGGTTCCGGGTATTGTTTCTGCTGGAATGGCTGTGGCTCCCGCAATCTGATAGTCGGCCGCAAGATTCCCGAAAATTGTGTCGGAGCCCGTATTCTTAAACTGAATCGTTACGTCTTCCATACCCAGTCCGCAACCGTCGTTAGGCGATGTTACTTTCAGCAGTTTGGCTTCCTGGGCAGGCGGTTCGAATATCTGAATATTATCAAGATAAACACCATTGCCGTTTGGTGTGGTATAATCGCGCGGATAATAAACTTTAGACTGAAATTCGATAATCAGGTAGGGCGCCGGCAAGAACGATGACAGCATGTATTCATAGGTTGTATAGAGCGAATTAGCTCCGGCAGGACTCATGTGCGGAGTTATCATCGTGCCATTAACGGTTACCCTGAAATTGGTGTATTCATTCGCGTAAGCATACAAAAGCATGGCATCAAATTTTAGTTTCAACACAGAGTAACCCGTTGTATTGACTACCAGTTTGGTTGTTGCCAGATGCGAAGGATTTACCGTGGGGAGCCAGCAGTAGTAAGGCGAAAGTATATTCGTATCAGGATTGCTGATGTTCCAGTTAATATAATTATTTACATCCATGGCGATACCGCCCGGACTGTTATTTCCTGCTGCTGCAAGGAAATCCACCCTGCCCTGAGCGCCGGTGGTGATACAAAAATCATTCAGTGACGCCAATGAGTCCAGATCATTAAAATAGGGTAGCGCGATGGGTGCAAGAACACTGAAATTCACGGTGAGTGTATCGTTAAAACTCAGACCATCGCCGCTAAGCATCGTATATATTTTAATGGTGTGATTTCCGGCAGTTACCGTCATGGGAGTGCTGAATGCGAAGGTGTCAATGGCTCCTGCCACCAGGCTGTCGTTCCATGCTTCGACCACAGGGGCGCCGTTATCGAGTTTATACGCAATATTAACCGGTCCGTGCATCGTAAGTGAACCAAAGTTTTTAATGACTGCTGTTACATTGTGATTGCCTGAAACGAGGCATGTATTGAAATCAGGAGTAAGGGCAGCTTCCGCACCGGCATCCAGCGGGTAAGGAGGAACAATGGAAAAATCGTCCATGCTGATGCCGTCGTACTGACCGGAGCCGTCGGATGTGAAAACGAACCTGAACTGAACCGGTCCAACCACATTGTTCAGTTGGGTAAGGGTATACTCACATTTTACCCAGCCGCCCGACTGATATGACCATCCGGGTTTCTGGCTGGAATTGAGTGAAGCATAATTATACCAGTTTACGCCATTGGGATCGCCCATGGCACCCAGCACATTCCATGTAATGCCGTCGATTGTATAATCAATGCGTGTTCCGTCCCAGCCCTGTTCAACATAATAATTCAGCCAGAACGACATCTTTGCATTTACCGTAGAAGAAAAATCGAATACCGGCGAAAAAAGCATGCAATTTGCGCCTGCACCATAAATCGTATTTAAGTTCACATCCCAGGCATTGGGCGCTGAATGAGCGCTGTTGGTTGTTCCATATGCGGGTGTTCCAAGTTCCCAGTTAGAACCTGCCGTAAGACTTGTATCAACCCATGTCAGACCGGCACCGTCAAAGTTATCAATATAAGGAAATGTAATTCCTGAGGTTGCCACAAACGAACGGAATCCGCTGTTTGGATTGAGCGCGCTGTTATGAGCAAGACTGTTGTCCCAGGCTTTGATATAATATTTCACCGTATCAAGATTTAATACAGATGGAATGATTCCCACCATGGTATCGCCGCCGGTAACGGTCATCAGCACAGAATCAATGGCCGAGTTGTTTACTTTATAATAGGTATATGCTTTTTGAATTCCCGAACCATCGCTTATTTTTGCTTTGATATTGAAGGGGCCGAGATTGTACACCGTTCCCTGAAAATTAGGTGCTATATAGGTTATTGTCGGGGGTGTGAGTTCCGAAAAAGATGCCGTAACCTTTATATTATCAAGAAACCATCCGCGGGCACCGTTGCTGCCATTCATATTGCCATCGCGCAAAGCAAAACGGATTCTTACATTGGCCTGATTGCCTACCAGCAGGGAAATATTGAAGGTTTCATGTTTCCACCAGCTCTGTTGAGGTTTCGCAATAGCATTGGTTGACTGCCAGTCGATAGGGTAGGTGTTTCCGCAGAATTTGTTACCGCTGTTCACAAATTGTGAATTGCCCGGATCTATGTATTCGGTAGCCGTCAGCTTTGTCCAGGGTCCGTTATTCACGGAAACCTGAATCTCACCACCATCCACAATTTCGGTTTTGCAAATATGGTCAAAGTCGAGAAAAACATAGGAAAGTCCTGTGGTGCTGAACGCGGACGTTACCAGATATGACGTATCGTTTATCTGAACGTAATTTGTGTCGCAGTTTGGTCCGCTTACGGACAACCGCGAACTGACTGCCCAGCCAAGCGGCGTGCCGTTAGAGGTTACACTGTCGGCTAATGACGAGGGGTCGAAATTCTCGT encodes:
- a CDS encoding GEVED domain-containing protein: MRQLLLGMGMLLFSLISSAQSVIYHENFDPSSLADSVTSNGTPLGWAVSSRLSVSGPNCDTNYVQINDTSYLVTSAFSTTGLSYVFLDFDHICKTEIVDGGEIQVSVNNGPWTKLTATEYIDPGNSQFVNSGNKFCGNTYPIDWQSTNAIAKPQQSWWKHETFNISLLVGNQANVRIRFALRDGNMNGSNGARGWFLDNIKVTASFSELTPPTITYIAPNFQGTVYNLGPFNIKAKISDGSGIQKAYTYYKVNNSAIDSVLMTVTGGDTMVGIIPSVLNLDTVKYYIKAWDNSLAHNSALNPNSGFRSFVATSGITFPYIDNFDGAGLTWVDTSLTAGSNWELGTPAYGTTNSAHSAPNAWDVNLNTIYGAGANCMLFSPVFDFSSTVNAKMSFWLNYYVEQGWDGTRIDYTIDGITWNVLGAMGDPNGVNWYNYASLNSSQKPGWSYQSGGWVKCEYTLTQLNNVVGPVQFRFVFTSDGSGQYDGISMDDFSIVPPYPLDAGAEAALTPDFNTCLVSGNHNVTAVIKNFGSLTMHGPVNIAYKLDNGAPVVEAWNDSLVAGAIDTFAFSTPMTVTAGNHTIKIYTMLSGDGLSFNDTLTVNFSVLAPIALPYFNDLDSLASLNDFCITTGAQGRVDFLAAAGNNSPGGIAMDVNNYINWNISNPDTNILSPYYCWLPTVNPSHLATTKLVVNTTGYSVLKLKFDAMLLYAYANEYTNFRVTVNGTMITPHMSPAGANSLYTTYEYMLSSFLPAPYLIIEFQSKVYYPRDYTTPNGNGVYLDNIQIFEPPAQEAKLLKVTSPNDGCGLGMEDVTIQFKNTGSDTIFGNLAADYQIAGATAIPAETIPGTFAPGDTALYTFSVQANLAVVSADSTFVIKAWIALPGDPFAFNDTLVKSVGSKFIPAAPVVTAVYDIPYATDTLLHASSPVTVYWYDQPSGGNYLVMSHDYTTPILYDTAYFYVEAKNGSGGTDFDIGTGNLVNTTYSYPCPYGNYYKGAKQQMLIPASELLAAGMGPGPIQGCAFDVVSPAGSALSNFNIKIAATNINSLTSWTNTGLTQVYNVSSFTNTIGWNSHLFSTPFIWDGVSNILIETCFDNYPSAYTTNAILNQSTTTYASTLDYHSDGGSVCPSPPSYFNAIFQRPNIRFKGTSSGCSSNRVMVQVNVTGIPPFDAGVVAIDTPNTAINLTAAEPISVRIKNFGSSAISGFPVSFQINNFAPLTEIVSTTIQPGDTLSYLFTGTAGLGMHAIYNLKAFTGLSGDNTHINDTAYKSVENQMPVYCASGAATTADDDITHVTFAGINNSSPSPYNGTYSDYTALTPAHCFLGNSYPVSVGIGFSGSYGYAGYVEAYIDFNANGIFEEPSEVVWGSAYTNQLTQTLTGTINIPVTATAGLTRMRIVAVESGDAVSVTPCAYYYYGETEDYNVFISPLLHKDAGVLAIVKPEPAESEGTPIPVKLVVKNYGLDTLSAFDIKTVFNGTAQVFPWSGTLFPSAVDTVSLPSVTLNPGMNLLVAYTVLTGDSNAFNDTAIQHCFGIPPILYYNDNFEQNNGWTVNSGSLWQRGVPTATTIHSVHSPTRCYKTRLVGTYLNSRNDYLISPSINLQNIQGAVLTFWHWMDTEPNDGGNVQYSINGGTTWITLGYQNDPGAVNWYNTFQNGKYLFNGQFGHWEESIYDLAQFNNKPDFRIRFYFTSDATINTYDGWAVDDVQIHVPKIPKDAGVIRISDPTGGTIGGAFVNPKVTIMNFGIDTLTTIPVAYQVSGGGLMVENCMATLHPGDTVEYTFTNHYQAPLTGYSLCAFTKLGSDYYRINDSTCTALTNTSGIEGADNNGFGLGQNIPNPAGILTIIPYSLPEKGKAVFTITDILGKIIYTETIETAAGGNTLSLNLKDFGSGVYYYGLAFKGQRLVRKMVIVK